The Paenibacillus amylolyticus genome contains the following window.
ACGATCTTTTGTCCCAGAGCCGTCTGAACGGGATATTCAATAATCATATGGAAGCTGCGATAGCCGCTCTCTTTGAAATTCGTAATATAATCTTTCTCAATGAGTACCGTGAGATCCTTGCGACCTCGAATGTATTCGGCAACCCGACGGATATCATCCACGAATTGGCACATGATGCGGATACCTGCAATATCCTCAATGCCTGTCTCGACGTCATCGAGTGACACATTCAGTCGTCTGGATTTCTCCAGAATACTGGATATTTTTTTGACACGACCGGTAACGAATTCAATCGGGGCATACTCTTCCCGTTTTTTCAGCTCCGCCCGCATTGTCTTAAACTTGACTTTTAATTCCTCTACCGCTTGTTCATAAGGAAGTAAAAATGTACCCCAGTCTCTACCGTCCATGCTTATGCCTCCTGTCTCTATAGCGTCCCCTGTTCTATTCCATTATACATGATGTTTGCCGGGGAAGAGTCCCGAAGCATTTTACGCTCTTCCATGCTTCTATATCATTATTCCGGGGATCCACAATCCTTCTTAACGATGCTCCGCACCAACCGCTTCAGAGATATGACGGTAACCATCCTTGCGCAGTAACTCACGCAGTCCGGCATGAATACGCCGATTCACCTCAGGTCCTTCATAGATCAATGCTGTATATATTTCCACCAGACTTGCACCGGCTTTAATTTTCTCATATGCATCCTCACTCGTGAAAATGCCACCTGAACCAATGATCGGAAGTTTGCCTTCGGTCTGACGATAGATCTGGCGAATAATCTCCGTAGAACGCTCACGCAGAGGTTTGCCGCTCAGACCGCCAGTCTCTTTGGCATGTTGATGGGAAAGTCCTGTACGACTGATGGTTGTGTTCGTTGCAATAATGCCAGCAACACCACTGTCTGCAATGGTGCGAACCATATATTCAAGTTCCTGATCATTCA
Protein-coding sequences here:
- a CDS encoding GTP pyrophosphokinase family protein, giving the protein MDGRDWGTFLLPYEQAVEELKVKFKTMRAELKKREEYAPIEFVTGRVKKISSILEKSRRLNVSLDDVETGIEDIAGIRIMCQFVDDIRRVAEYIRGRKDLTVLIEKDYITNFKESGYRSFHMIIEYPVQTALGQKIVLAEIQIRTLAMNFWATIEHSLSYKFRESLPDDMRARLKKTAEAAFVLDNEMSAIRLQILEAQKAFEDDSNIVSRTLNIIHQLYFYHLVNEAIEAQKRFNDYWERHDMEGLKDLLDDVKKLLNNARKGENPDEHL